In Gallaecimonas pentaromativorans, the following are encoded in one genomic region:
- a CDS encoding CopD family protein codes for MWPALIVASKWGIYLTLCSAIGALFIQVMALFRLPGREAIHRHLGRYGLFCGVGGALMALGHFLSLVGSFSGKGLSGITDTTALALLWLSPEGAALCWRLAAAALVVMVALGLRLGFYRQLAGKALLPISYALAATFMAIGGTRNGHSLDMGGVGQVLIGLHLLAVGWWLGALYPLWYLSRTLGGREAAPIMARFGDDAAVVLVVLFITGCSALILIGVLPELGVSPYGKMMAIKLLLVIGVLLLAARHKWKLVPTLAASPDASALARSIVIEGLVMLSLLAATAYLALLPGPG; via the coding sequence ATGTGGCCAGCGCTGATTGTCGCCTCCAAGTGGGGCATTTATCTCACCTTGTGCAGTGCCATCGGCGCCCTCTTTATTCAGGTGATGGCGCTGTTTCGTCTGCCGGGGCGCGAGGCTATCCACCGCCACCTGGGGCGTTACGGCCTCTTTTGTGGCGTGGGCGGCGCGCTGATGGCGCTGGGGCATTTTTTATCCTTGGTGGGTAGCTTTTCCGGCAAGGGGCTCAGTGGCATCACCGATACCACCGCCCTGGCGCTACTGTGGCTGAGCCCGGAAGGGGCGGCCCTGTGTTGGCGGCTGGCGGCAGCGGCGCTTGTCGTGATGGTAGCCCTTGGCCTTCGCCTCGGTTTTTACCGGCAACTGGCGGGCAAGGCGCTGCTGCCCATTAGCTATGCTCTGGCGGCTACTTTTATGGCCATTGGCGGCACACGAAACGGCCACAGCCTGGATATGGGCGGGGTGGGGCAGGTGCTGATAGGCCTGCATCTGCTGGCCGTGGGCTGGTGGCTTGGAGCGCTCTATCCGCTGTGGTATCTGAGCCGCACCTTAGGTGGCCGCGAGGCGGCCCCGATCATGGCCCGCTTTGGCGACGATGCCGCCGTGGTGCTGGTGGTGCTCTTTATTACCGGCTGTAGCGCTTTGATCCTGATTGGCGTGTTGCCCGAGCTAGGGGTCAGCCCCTACGGCAAGATGATGGCCATTAAATTGCTGCTGGTGATTGGCGTTTTGCTGCTGGCGGCGCGCCATAAATGGAAGCTGGTGCCCACCCTGGCCGCGTCTCCTGACGCCAGCGCTCTGGCCCGTTCCATCGTCATCGAAGGGTTGGTGATGCTCAGCCTGCTGGCGGCTACCGCTTATCTGGCCCTGCTGCCGGGGCCGGGCTGA
- a CDS encoding c-type cytochrome — translation MKARTVAKTLGGVAVLGVLFCIWLMWEPAIAPVKPSMPADKAAVARGRMVLEAGDCAVCHTAPGGKYLAGSLPLKTPFGTLYTTNITPDSETGIGQWSEAAFSRAMRDGVARDGHLLYPAFPYVHYRKMSDHDISDLYAYLMSVDPVSQTPPPNRMMFPMNFRPLVAFWNLLFRHGDPLEDQPGQSAQWNRGRYLVEGPGHCSSCHTPLNFIGAEKGGSDHFAGSIIDGWTAPPLAGLSTAINPWTQGELVAYLRGEVAPNHGAAAGPMLPVTHGMATMPLADVEAMATYLLSFAEAQPVAGACKNPSFGALQPASQLSQIEQQGAALFAGSCSGCHGDAATMRRLDDRPDLGHSSALLAGTPRNLVKAVLEGIPMSVGAPSHYMPPFADNLSDQQIAAIAQYLRGQYCPSQPWGNLSQTVTQIRQEEK, via the coding sequence GTCGCCAAGACGCTGGGCGGGGTTGCGGTGCTGGGCGTGCTGTTTTGCATCTGGCTGATGTGGGAGCCCGCCATCGCGCCGGTTAAGCCATCGATGCCTGCCGATAAAGCCGCTGTCGCCCGTGGCCGAATGGTGCTGGAGGCTGGCGACTGCGCCGTTTGCCACACCGCGCCGGGTGGCAAATACCTGGCTGGTAGCCTGCCGCTGAAAACCCCCTTTGGTACCCTCTACACCACCAACATTACTCCCGACAGTGAAACCGGTATTGGCCAATGGTCCGAAGCGGCCTTTAGCCGGGCCATGCGTGACGGAGTAGCCCGAGACGGGCACCTGCTTTACCCCGCCTTTCCCTATGTGCATTACCGCAAAATGTCGGATCACGACATTAGCGATCTCTATGCCTACCTGATGAGCGTGGACCCGGTCAGCCAGACCCCGCCGCCCAACCGGATGATGTTCCCCATGAACTTCCGGCCACTGGTGGCGTTTTGGAACCTGCTGTTCCGCCATGGCGACCCTCTGGAAGACCAGCCCGGACAATCGGCGCAGTGGAACCGTGGCCGTTATCTGGTAGAAGGCCCCGGGCATTGTTCGTCTTGCCATACCCCGCTTAATTTCATTGGTGCAGAAAAGGGCGGCAGCGATCACTTTGCCGGCAGCATCATCGATGGTTGGACAGCGCCGCCCCTGGCTGGGCTTAGCACCGCCATCAATCCCTGGACCCAAGGCGAGCTGGTTGCCTACCTGCGTGGCGAAGTGGCCCCCAATCATGGCGCCGCCGCTGGCCCCATGCTACCGGTGACCCACGGCATGGCGACCATGCCACTGGCCGATGTTGAGGCGATGGCCACATACCTGCTGAGCTTTGCCGAGGCGCAGCCTGTGGCCGGGGCCTGCAAAAACCCCAGCTTTGGCGCGTTGCAACCGGCCAGCCAACTTAGCCAAATTGAGCAACAAGGGGCGGCGCTCTTTGCCGGTTCCTGCTCCGGTTGCCACGGCGACGCCGCCACCATGCGCCGCCTTGATGACCGCCCCGACCTGGGCCATAGCTCGGCGCTGCTGGCCGGCACCCCCCGAAACCTGGTCAAAGCCGTATTGGAGGGGATCCCCATGAGTGTCGGCGCGCCTAGCCATTACATGCCGCCTTTTGCCGACAACCTCAGCGACCAGCAAATTGCCGCCATTGCCCAGTACCTGCGCGGCCAATACTGCCCGTCCCAGCCTTGGGGCAACCTTTCCCAGACCGTGACGCAGATCCGCCAGGAGGAGAAATAA
- a CDS encoding LysR family transcriptional regulator has protein sequence MKDPLAGISAFVAVADAGGFAAASEQLHLTRAAVGKIIAQLEERLAVRLFHRTTRSFALTEEGRRFYANCRRALALVEAGLNDLDSRPDEPRGLLKITAPVLFGRHFVAPVITQLAERFSGLQVQMHLTDQSLDLVESGFDLAVRMGSLDDSSGLVCRRLAPSTIVVCAAPSYLERYGQPQTLEQLSGHQTLEYSASRRSGPWANYVSRPGFRLPQTHSRFQVDNLDALVDAAVAGLGLAFLPLWLVAPRLQQGELVEVLPEQRKMLECSLVWPQNPHVPLKTRFAIDALVEALGA, from the coding sequence GTGAAAGACCCTTTGGCCGGGATCTCGGCTTTTGTGGCGGTGGCCGATGCTGGCGGTTTTGCCGCTGCCAGTGAGCAGCTGCACCTAACCCGCGCCGCCGTGGGAAAAATCATTGCCCAACTGGAAGAGCGGCTGGCAGTACGCCTTTTTCACCGCACCACCCGCAGTTTTGCCTTAACCGAGGAAGGGCGGCGCTTCTACGCCAATTGCCGACGGGCTCTGGCGCTGGTGGAAGCCGGATTGAACGATCTTGACAGTCGGCCGGATGAGCCGCGCGGCCTGTTGAAAATCACTGCGCCGGTTCTTTTTGGGCGACATTTTGTCGCACCAGTGATAACCCAGCTGGCAGAGCGATTCTCCGGTTTGCAGGTACAAATGCACCTCACTGACCAATCTCTGGATTTGGTTGAAAGCGGCTTTGACTTGGCAGTGCGGATGGGGTCGCTTGATGACAGCTCCGGCTTGGTTTGCCGGCGCTTAGCCCCTTCGACCATCGTGGTGTGCGCGGCACCTTCCTATCTGGAGCGTTATGGTCAGCCCCAGACCCTTGAGCAACTGAGCGGCCATCAAACCCTGGAATACAGCGCCAGCCGCCGCTCCGGCCCCTGGGCCAATTATGTGAGCAGGCCTGGCTTTCGCTTGCCGCAAACCCATAGCCGATTCCAGGTCGACAATCTCGACGCTCTGGTCGATGCGGCCGTTGCCGGTCTGGGCTTGGCCTTTTTGCCGTTATGGCTGGTGGCGCCTCGGCTACAACAGGGCGAATTGGTGGAAGTGCTGCCCGAGCAGCGCAAGATGCTGGAGTGCAGTTTGGTCTGGCCGCAAAATCCGCATGTGCCGTTGAAGACTCGCTTTGCGATTGACGCCTTGGTCGAGGCACTGGGCGCTTGA
- a CDS encoding xanthine dehydrogenase family protein molybdopterin-binding subunit: MSHSPDNINPSRRAFLANGSLIMAFSLLPLSFKAMAGSEEMDTLGTAILDPNLPGSLRSNPYLDAWVRIDPDNHITVFTGKVELGTGVKTALLQIAADRLDVPPQQIDFITADTGLTPNEGYTAGSHSIFDSGTALFNAAAQVRQLLLMAAAKLWKAPLASLRTGKGTISDDTGRQMTYGQAVAGVDLHQVATEHTPSKDPKDYTEIGRSLPRVDIPAKVSGGVAYVQDMRLPGMLHARVIRPPRRGSRLKAIDVEAIEKLPGVVKLVKNGSYLAVVAKDEWQAISAMKAGYLASQWGEGNPLPEPTTIFNLLQTLPQKRYPIADKGTPGTAGSGPAYSGRQTRQYLMHGSIGPSCAVAWFKDGLLTVWTHTQGVFPLRAGLAELVGLPAKQIRCIHKEGAGCYGHNGADDVAADAALIAMALPGQPVRVQWMREDENLWEPYSSAMLTELKASLDGNGKIADWGYTLWSTPHNERIVNAGRLLPAWLLEHPIAPAPPVPIPRPEGDGDRNSVPAYDIPSLKVDFNFVTTMPFRTSAMRSLGAHINVFSIESAIDELAQKASVDPVAFRLQHLSDPRSVAVVNKAAAEFGWPGKVSQPGQGYGFAFARYKNIMGYCAIAVEVQVQRQTGEVSIVRVVTAVDVGQVVSPDGLINQVQGGIVQSSSWSLYEQVLYDKQGVHSFDWSGYPILRFPQMPLQVDVHIINQPGEPFLGAAEIVQGPMAAALGNAISHAVAKRQLHLPMAREGWQGSLY, encoded by the coding sequence ATGAGTCACTCACCAGACAACATCAACCCGAGCCGCCGCGCCTTCTTGGCCAATGGCTCGCTGATCATGGCGTTCAGCCTGCTGCCGTTGTCGTTCAAGGCCATGGCCGGCTCCGAAGAAATGGACACCCTGGGCACCGCCATCCTCGACCCCAACCTGCCCGGCAGCCTGCGCTCCAATCCCTACCTGGACGCCTGGGTACGCATCGACCCAGACAACCACATCACCGTTTTTACCGGCAAGGTGGAACTGGGTACCGGGGTCAAAACTGCGTTGCTGCAAATTGCCGCTGATCGCCTGGATGTACCGCCGCAACAGATTGATTTTATTACGGCAGATACCGGCCTGACCCCCAACGAGGGCTACACCGCCGGCAGCCACTCCATCTTTGACAGCGGCACCGCGCTCTTTAACGCTGCCGCCCAGGTACGCCAATTGCTGCTGATGGCTGCCGCCAAACTATGGAAGGCGCCGCTGGCCAGCCTGCGTACCGGCAAGGGCACCATCTCGGATGACACCGGCCGGCAGATGACCTACGGCCAGGCGGTGGCCGGGGTCGACCTGCATCAGGTAGCCACCGAACATACCCCCAGCAAAGATCCCAAGGATTACACCGAAATTGGCCGTTCCCTGCCGCGGGTAGATATTCCCGCCAAGGTCTCGGGCGGCGTGGCCTATGTGCAAGACATGCGCCTGCCGGGCATGTTGCACGCCAGGGTGATCCGGCCGCCCCGGCGCGGCAGCCGCTTGAAGGCCATTGACGTTGAGGCAATCGAAAAGCTGCCGGGGGTCGTTAAGCTGGTTAAAAACGGCAGCTACCTGGCGGTGGTGGCGAAAGATGAATGGCAGGCCATTTCGGCCATGAAGGCCGGTTATCTTGCCAGCCAATGGGGCGAGGGCAACCCGCTGCCAGAGCCGACAACCATCTTCAACCTGCTGCAAACCCTGCCGCAAAAGCGCTACCCCATTGCTGATAAAGGCACGCCAGGCACCGCCGGCAGCGGCCCGGCTTACAGCGGCCGCCAGACCCGCCAGTATTTGATGCACGGCTCCATCGGGCCTTCGTGCGCCGTGGCCTGGTTTAAAGACGGCCTGCTGACGGTCTGGACCCACACCCAAGGGGTTTTCCCCCTTCGCGCCGGCCTTGCCGAACTGGTGGGGCTGCCAGCCAAGCAGATCCGTTGTATCCACAAGGAAGGGGCCGGCTGTTACGGCCATAACGGCGCCGACGATGTAGCCGCCGATGCCGCCCTCATTGCCATGGCACTGCCCGGCCAGCCGGTGCGGGTGCAGTGGATGCGCGAAGATGAAAACCTCTGGGAGCCCTACAGCTCAGCGATGCTGACCGAGCTCAAGGCCAGCCTGGACGGCAACGGCAAAATTGCCGATTGGGGTTATACCCTGTGGAGCACGCCCCACAACGAGCGCATTGTCAACGCTGGCCGCCTGCTGCCGGCCTGGCTGCTCGAGCACCCCATAGCGCCGGCGCCGCCGGTGCCCATTCCCCGCCCGGAAGGGGACGGTGACCGTAACTCGGTGCCGGCGTATGACATTCCGTCGCTGAAGGTGGATTTCAACTTCGTCACCACCATGCCGTTTCGTACCTCGGCCATGCGCTCGCTGGGAGCGCACATCAATGTGTTCTCCATTGAAAGCGCCATCGATGAGCTGGCACAGAAAGCCTCGGTTGACCCGGTAGCATTTCGTTTGCAGCACCTGTCGGACCCAAGGTCAGTGGCGGTGGTGAACAAAGCGGCTGCCGAGTTCGGCTGGCCGGGTAAGGTCAGCCAACCCGGCCAGGGGTACGGTTTTGCTTTTGCCCGTTACAAAAACATCATGGGTTATTGTGCCATTGCGGTAGAGGTGCAGGTGCAGCGCCAAACCGGTGAGGTCAGCATAGTGCGGGTGGTCACGGCGGTGGATGTTGGGCAGGTGGTGAGCCCTGACGGCCTTATCAACCAGGTGCAGGGCGGCATAGTGCAGTCCTCCAGCTGGAGCCTTTACGAGCAGGTGCTCTACGACAAACAAGGGGTACACAGCTTTGACTGGAGTGGTTACCCCATCTTGCGCTTCCCGCAGATGCCGTTGCAGGTCGATGTCCACATCATCAACCAGCCAGGCGAGCCCTTCCTGGGGGCGGCAGAGATAGTACAAGGCCCCATGGCGGCGGCGCTGGGTAATGCCATCTCCCATGCCGTTGCCAAACGCCAGCTTCATCTGCCCATGGCCCGCGAGGGCTGGCAAGGCAGTCTCTACTGA
- a CDS encoding (2Fe-2S)-binding protein — MVTLTVNGRTHQLDIPPDMPLLYALRNHLELNGAKFGCGRGQCGACTVIVDGKAVFSCVTPAGALGERKIRTIESLGSAEHPGPLQQAFIDKQAAQCGYCIAGMIMRAHALLETNRQPSDEQIREHMAPNLCRCGTHMRIFAAIKAVIAKGEL, encoded by the coding sequence ATGGTTACTTTGACGGTGAACGGCCGTACCCACCAATTGGATATTCCCCCCGACATGCCGCTGCTGTATGCGCTGCGTAACCATCTGGAGCTTAACGGCGCCAAATTCGGCTGTGGCCGTGGCCAGTGCGGCGCCTGCACCGTGATTGTTGACGGCAAGGCGGTGTTCTCCTGTGTAACGCCAGCCGGCGCCCTGGGGGAGCGGAAAATACGCACCATCGAAAGCCTGGGCAGTGCCGAGCACCCCGGGCCGCTGCAACAAGCCTTTATCGACAAACAAGCGGCCCAATGTGGTTACTGCATTGCCGGGATGATCATGCGGGCCCATGCGCTGCTGGAGACCAACCGCCAACCCAGCGACGAGCAGATCCGCGAGCACATGGCCCCCAACCTCTGCCGCTGCGGCACCCATATGCGCATCTTTGCTGCCATCAAAGCGGTTATCGCCAAGGGAGAGTTGTGA
- a CDS encoding MBL fold metallo-hydrolase: MFGFVQSVQRRAALLLAALSLGLASGQASAAAPLQGKQVPGFHRLAVGDLEVTALFDGYNDLGPSLLHGMPLAEIQKILAAKHNTGPGVQTAFNAFLINTGKQLVLVDTGAGACIGPTSGWLSKSMEAAGYHPAQVDVVLLTHMHLDHVCGLVDAKGQAIFPNAQVFAAKAEEDYWLAPQHLKDAPEEAKPYFEIAVHSVAPYKASGRLHSFTTVAPVAGVTLVNEAGHTPGSTGYLFSSKGQSILFAGDIIHIGPVQFDHPELSIAFDANPEQAIAAREKLFTELAKSGTWMAAAHLPFPGIGHIEQQDDHFVWLPLPYGPLHRADKVPLLQ, translated from the coding sequence ATGTTTGGTTTTGTTCAATCCGTTCAACGACGCGCCGCACTGTTGCTGGCTGCTTTGTCTTTGGGCCTTGCCAGTGGGCAGGCAAGTGCCGCCGCGCCACTGCAAGGGAAACAGGTGCCCGGCTTTCATCGCTTGGCGGTGGGCGACCTGGAAGTGACCGCCCTGTTTGACGGTTATAACGATCTGGGGCCGTCACTGCTGCACGGTATGCCCCTAGCCGAGATCCAGAAGATCCTGGCAGCCAAACACAACACCGGGCCCGGCGTGCAAACCGCATTTAACGCTTTTTTGATCAACACCGGTAAACAGCTGGTATTAGTGGATACCGGGGCTGGCGCCTGCATCGGGCCAACCTCCGGCTGGCTGAGCAAAAGCATGGAAGCCGCAGGTTACCACCCGGCGCAGGTGGACGTGGTGTTGCTGACCCACATGCACCTTGACCATGTTTGTGGCCTGGTGGATGCCAAGGGCCAAGCTATATTCCCCAACGCCCAGGTATTTGCTGCCAAGGCTGAGGAAGATTACTGGCTGGCTCCGCAGCACCTTAAGGATGCACCTGAAGAAGCCAAACCCTACTTCGAAATTGCCGTCCATTCGGTGGCACCCTATAAGGCCAGCGGCCGCCTGCACAGCTTTACCACTGTGGCTCCGGTTGCCGGCGTTACCCTGGTTAACGAGGCAGGCCACACCCCAGGCAGCACCGGCTACCTGTTTAGCTCTAAAGGCCAAAGCATCCTTTTTGCAGGCGATATCATCCACATAGGCCCGGTTCAGTTTGACCACCCGGAGCTGTCCATCGCCTTTGACGCCAACCCCGAGCAAGCTATCGCCGCCCGTGAGAAGCTGTTTACCGAGTTGGCCAAATCCGGCACCTGGATGGCTGCCGCTCACCTGCCCTTCCCCGGTATTGGCCATATCGAGCAACAAGATGACCACTTTGTCTGGTTACCGCTGCCCTACGGCCCACTGCACCGGGCAGATAAAGTCCCCCTACTGCAATAA
- a CDS encoding efflux transporter outer membrane subunit encodes MSVTIAGCISSEGLRPKADAKAAQALVFDDAVKAARKDAAWPRQDWWQAFGDPQLNAWLAKAMADSPSLAQAEARIRGAMAVAGLTAGDESPKLGVDASIKRHKWAKDDFYGPGTLYGANTWDNSVGLGFSYVLDFWGREKNRSEAALNRAQVSVAEGQAVQLALAGQLVRAYIRFSLLYAEYDVKTALLAQQQHILALVQKRYDGGLGTELDVTQAQAPIPAMEREMEDLDEQLQLSRNQIAVLAGQSPAAGASLQRPSLNLSQAPAIPDVVPLALVGHRPDVVASRWQVASYARDIDAARADFYPNINLAASVVLSAVSGNMLDVLSRDKFTYSAGPVLSLPILDGDTRRDTLAAYSADYDGAVAHYRQTLLGALEGISNQLIRLRSLDKQQSLAAKAVALAQQSYDLTLKAYEGGLSDYLDVLSTEQNLFTQKLVVEQLVAARLAAHAGLQVALGGGLLADKDSPSLTQMQPEQEAEHGH; translated from the coding sequence TTGTCCGTAACAATAGCAGGCTGTATCAGCTCCGAAGGACTGAGACCCAAAGCCGATGCCAAGGCCGCCCAGGCTTTGGTGTTTGATGATGCGGTTAAAGCAGCCCGCAAAGATGCCGCCTGGCCGCGCCAGGACTGGTGGCAGGCTTTTGGCGATCCCCAGCTCAATGCCTGGCTGGCTAAAGCCATGGCCGACAGCCCCAGCCTGGCCCAGGCCGAGGCCCGTATTCGTGGTGCCATGGCTGTGGCTGGCCTCACTGCCGGTGACGAATCCCCCAAGTTGGGTGTCGATGCCAGCATCAAGCGCCATAAATGGGCAAAAGACGATTTCTACGGCCCAGGCACCCTCTATGGCGCCAACACCTGGGACAACAGTGTTGGTCTTGGCTTTTCCTATGTACTGGATTTTTGGGGCCGGGAGAAAAACCGCTCCGAGGCGGCTTTGAACCGGGCCCAGGTGTCGGTAGCCGAAGGCCAGGCGGTGCAGTTGGCCCTGGCCGGGCAGTTGGTGCGGGCCTATATCCGCTTTTCCCTGCTGTATGCCGAGTACGATGTAAAAACGGCGCTGCTGGCCCAACAGCAACATATCCTGGCCCTGGTGCAAAAGCGCTATGACGGCGGCCTGGGTACCGAGTTGGATGTAACCCAGGCACAGGCCCCCATTCCCGCCATGGAGCGGGAAATGGAAGATCTCGACGAGCAGCTGCAACTGAGCCGCAACCAGATAGCGGTGTTGGCAGGCCAATCGCCAGCTGCCGGCGCCAGCCTGCAACGGCCAAGCCTTAACCTCAGCCAGGCCCCGGCCATTCCCGATGTAGTGCCGCTGGCGCTGGTGGGCCACAGGCCCGATGTGGTGGCCAGCCGCTGGCAGGTGGCCTCTTATGCCCGCGATATCGATGCGGCCCGCGCCGATTTCTACCCCAACATCAACCTGGCGGCTTCTGTGGTGCTATCGGCGGTGAGTGGCAACATGCTGGATGTGCTGAGCCGCGACAAGTTCACCTATTCGGCCGGGCCGGTGTTGTCACTGCCCATTCTCGATGGCGACACCCGCCGCGATACCCTGGCCGCCTACAGCGCCGATTACGACGGCGCCGTGGCTCATTATCGCCAGACCCTGCTGGGCGCACTGGAGGGGATCTCCAACCAGCTTATTCGCCTGCGCTCTTTGGATAAGCAGCAATCTCTGGCGGCCAAGGCGGTGGCCCTGGCCCAGCAAAGTTACGACCTGACCTTAAAGGCTTACGAAGGCGGCCTTAGCGATTATCTGGACGTACTCAGCACCGAGCAAAACCTCTTTACCCAAAAGCTGGTGGTCGAGCAGTTGGTGGCGGCGCGGCTGGCGGCCCACGCCGGTCTGCAGGTAGCCTTGGGCGGCGGTTTGCTGGCTGACAAAGACAGCCCCAGCCTGACCCAGATGCAGCCTGAACAGGAAGCCGAGCATGGCCACTGA